From Candidatus Alcyoniella australis, one genomic window encodes:
- a CDS encoding SHOCT domain-containing protein gives MSAMYRPFTYAALMALCVLFIFSGLGCSKAGPRYDEVFSSGQAFVKLCHDVDKLEAIVPLGMEHPYEIDAEHLAFVLEQVTFQEYGFLKWRDRGRLFYDEEVAELAQPLSQALAQAGPDQVIVFRSSARKRDLLLPTNRLTSGMLFHSGGELQLVIGNLNWEQIDPDAEYYQDDPRERTLLTPYRLVVDELMTRPPVDKNERLLKREHNNWLQFDVQALLALAQPEEEPASPVVVVPVAPNVEQRLQTLKELYEQELITQEEYEQKRQEILDEL, from the coding sequence ATGTCAGCTATGTACCGGCCGTTCACCTATGCGGCGCTGATGGCTCTATGCGTGCTATTCATCTTCAGCGGACTGGGCTGCAGCAAGGCCGGTCCGCGTTACGACGAGGTGTTCAGCTCGGGCCAAGCGTTCGTCAAGCTGTGCCACGACGTGGACAAGCTCGAGGCGATCGTGCCGCTGGGCATGGAGCATCCCTACGAGATCGACGCCGAACACCTGGCGTTTGTGCTCGAGCAGGTGACGTTTCAGGAGTACGGATTTTTAAAGTGGCGCGACCGCGGCCGCCTGTTCTACGACGAGGAGGTCGCGGAGTTGGCCCAGCCGCTGAGCCAGGCCCTGGCCCAGGCCGGTCCGGACCAGGTGATTGTCTTCCGCAGCTCGGCGCGCAAGCGCGATCTGCTGCTGCCCACCAATCGGCTGACCAGCGGCATGCTGTTCCACTCCGGCGGCGAGCTGCAACTGGTGATCGGCAACCTCAATTGGGAGCAGATCGATCCGGACGCCGAGTACTATCAGGACGACCCGCGCGAACGAACGCTGCTCACGCCCTACCGGCTGGTCGTCGACGAGCTGATGACCCGGCCGCCGGTGGACAAGAACGAGCGTCTTCTCAAGCGCGAGCACAACAACTGGCTGCAGTTCGACGTCCAGGCGCTGCTGGCGCTAGCCCAGCCCGAGGAGGAACCTGCGTCGCCTGTGGTTGTCGTACCTGTGGCGCCCAATGTGGAGCAGCGACTGCAAACACTCAAGGAGCTGTACGAGCAGGAGTTGATCACCCAAGAGGAGTACGAGCAGAAGCGGCAGGAGATTCTCGACGAGCTGTGA
- the alr gene encoding alanine racemase, with protein MNTNRPTFANIDLSALEHNYRAIRERIGPDVGMMAIVKANAYGHGAVPIASNLERLGADAFGVAFAEEGIELREGGITRPIVVLGGLYFGETGKAVKYGLTPVVHSLENARSLALQAAELGVRLDVHVKIDTGMNRIGLRAPDCVDEVLHIAALGSLRVQGLLSHLATVEPDFGGPGKNQHELFIETIGLLAERGLTPPLVHMDNSMGVMAAPHERFVMVRPGLSLYGAWADPAFVGSMDLRPVMSLTTEIVHLKTVPPGSPISYGGTFVTKRESRIATIPMGYADGLPRNLGNRGEALVRGRRAPIAGAVCMDMAMLDVSDVPDVRRGDRAVLIGSQGDQRITADDWARALDTISYEVFCNIGSRVSRLYVQSDSAEL; from the coding sequence ATGAACACCAATCGACCGACATTCGCCAACATCGACCTCAGTGCGCTGGAGCACAACTACCGTGCGATCCGCGAACGGATCGGCCCCGACGTGGGAATGATGGCGATCGTCAAGGCCAATGCTTACGGTCACGGAGCGGTGCCGATTGCCTCGAACCTCGAGCGGTTGGGCGCCGACGCGTTTGGCGTAGCGTTTGCCGAGGAGGGGATCGAGCTGCGCGAGGGCGGCATCACGCGGCCGATCGTGGTCCTGGGCGGGCTGTACTTCGGCGAGACGGGCAAGGCGGTGAAGTACGGCCTGACCCCGGTCGTGCACTCGCTGGAGAACGCACGCTCGTTGGCGCTGCAGGCTGCGGAGCTCGGCGTGCGACTGGACGTCCACGTCAAGATCGACACCGGGATGAACCGCATCGGCCTGCGCGCGCCGGATTGCGTGGACGAGGTGCTGCACATCGCGGCGCTGGGCAGCCTGCGCGTGCAGGGGCTGCTGAGCCATCTGGCCACGGTCGAGCCGGACTTCGGTGGTCCGGGAAAAAATCAGCACGAGCTGTTTATCGAGACGATCGGCCTGCTCGCCGAACGCGGCCTGACCCCGCCGCTGGTGCATATGGACAATTCGATGGGCGTGATGGCCGCGCCCCACGAGCGTTTCGTGATGGTGCGGCCGGGGCTCTCGCTTTACGGCGCGTGGGCCGATCCGGCATTTGTCGGCAGCATGGACCTACGTCCCGTAATGAGCCTGACCACCGAGATCGTGCATCTCAAGACAGTGCCCCCCGGATCGCCGATCAGTTACGGCGGAACTTTCGTTACCAAGCGCGAATCACGGATCGCCACGATCCCCATGGGCTACGCCGACGGCCTGCCGCGCAATCTGGGCAACCGCGGCGAGGCGCTGGTGCGCGGGCGGCGCGCGCCGATCGCCGGAGCGGTCTGCATGGACATGGCGATGCTCGACGTCAGCGACGTGCCCGATGTGCGGCGTGGCGACCGAGCCGTGCTGATCGGCTCCCAGGGCGACCAGCGGATCACGGCCGACGATTGGGCGCGGGCGCTGGACACGATCTCCTACGAGGTCTTCTGCAACATCGGCTCGCGGGTCTCGCGGCTCTACGTGCAGAGCGACAGCGCGGAGCTTTAA
- a CDS encoding ABC transporter permease, translating to MLRPIEALGKALIDMVEQVGQIGIVFLWTLYWLFRPPYRLRLLVRQFDFVGVGSIFIITLSAVFTGAVFSLQSSYAFRMFEANTMIGPTVVLSLTRELGPVLAALMIAGRCGSSMAAELGTMRVTDQIDALESMAVNPIHYLVVPRVVASVVMMPILASLFDFAGTIGSYFVCTNLLGLSAVEFLNDVIYYVDVDDYYNGIIKAGFFGLIISVIGCYKGYYVEGGAAGVGRATTQSVVIASVTVLVSDYFLSALLF from the coding sequence TTGCTGAGGCCAATCGAGGCTCTGGGCAAGGCCCTGATCGACATGGTCGAGCAGGTCGGCCAGATCGGCATCGTGTTTCTCTGGACCCTCTATTGGTTGTTCCGTCCGCCGTACCGCCTGCGCCTGCTGGTTCGACAGTTCGATTTCGTCGGCGTGGGATCGATCTTCATCATCACACTCAGCGCGGTGTTCACCGGCGCGGTGTTCAGCCTGCAAAGCAGCTACGCCTTTCGGATGTTCGAGGCCAACACGATGATCGGCCCCACGGTGGTGCTCTCGTTGACCCGCGAACTAGGACCGGTGCTCGCGGCGCTGATGATCGCCGGCCGCTGCGGATCGTCGATGGCCGCCGAGCTGGGCACGATGCGCGTTACCGACCAGATCGACGCGTTGGAGTCGATGGCCGTCAACCCGATACATTACCTGGTCGTGCCGCGAGTGGTGGCCAGCGTGGTGATGATGCCGATCCTGGCCTCGTTGTTCGACTTCGCGGGCACCATCGGCAGCTATTTCGTTTGCACCAATCTACTGGGCCTAAGCGCGGTGGAGTTTCTCAACGACGTGATTTACTACGTGGACGTGGACGACTATTACAACGGGATTATCAAGGCCGGATTCTTCGGTTTGATAATCTCTGTAATCGGTTGCTACAAAGGCTATTATGTCGAGGGCGGCGCCGCGGGCGTGGGTCGTGCAACGACCCAGAGCGTGGTGATCGCCTCGGTGACAGTGCTGGTTTCGGATTACTTTCTCAGCGCATTATTGTTTTAA
- a CDS encoding ABC transporter ATP-binding protein has product MSEPRSRDNIIELIELEKSFGDKRVLNKLSLEIPRGSITILLGRSGGGKSVTLKHIIGLLRPDSGRVLIDGEEITDLAPTEINRVRRKFGVLFQGAALFDSMSVGENVAFPLIEHARLSRAKVAEKVAQALSNVGLAGVEAMWPSNLSGGMAKRVGLARAMVLEPEIILFDEPTSGLDPLMADAIYKLISDTQHRNNLTNFIISHDVQLAMTIADKIALIHEGRIIEQGDPQSFRLSTNPYVRQFLEGSSTGPIDVVAESKGLDGKTPLPLDAEQAIREHAEGPR; this is encoded by the coding sequence ATGAGCGAACCACGCAGCCGCGACAACATTATCGAGCTGATCGAGCTTGAGAAGAGTTTCGGCGACAAGCGTGTGCTCAACAAGCTGAGCCTCGAGATCCCGCGCGGCTCGATCACGATTTTGCTCGGCCGTTCCGGCGGGGGCAAGTCGGTAACGCTCAAGCACATCATCGGCCTGTTGCGGCCCGACAGCGGCCGGGTGCTGATCGACGGCGAGGAGATCACCGACCTGGCGCCGACCGAGATCAACCGCGTGCGGCGTAAGTTCGGCGTGCTGTTCCAGGGCGCGGCGCTGTTCGACTCGATGAGCGTCGGCGAGAACGTGGCCTTTCCGCTGATCGAACACGCGCGGCTGTCGCGGGCCAAGGTCGCCGAGAAAGTGGCCCAGGCCCTGTCCAACGTCGGCCTGGCCGGGGTGGAAGCGATGTGGCCCTCGAACCTCTCCGGCGGCATGGCCAAGCGGGTGGGGCTGGCGCGGGCCATGGTGCTCGAGCCCGAGATCATCCTCTTCGACGAGCCGACCAGCGGCCTGGACCCGCTGATGGCCGACGCGATCTACAAGCTGATCTCGGATACCCAGCACCGCAACAACCTGACCAATTTTATCATCTCCCACGATGTGCAGCTGGCGATGACCATCGCCGACAAGATCGCGCTGATCCACGAGGGACGGATCATCGAGCAGGGCGACCCGCAGAGCTTCAGACTCTCGACAAACCCCTATGTGCGGCAATTCCTCGAGGGCAGCAGCACGGGGCCGATCGACGTGGTTGCCGAGTCCAAGGGCCTCGACGGTAAAACCCCGTTGCCGCTGGACGCCGAGCAGGCAATCCGCGAACACGCTGAGGGACCGCGATGA
- a CDS encoding MlaD family protein — protein sequence MKRRFSTELKVGLFFIVMLLMIAFISLRLGNINLFEERGYVVWAVFDTAAGVNPETEVLYAGIRIGRVDAIKLHEGKARIEMLVLPGVKLERDCSIALMSKGFLGARYMEISPGTVGAEPLKDGDQIKRVTAPFDISSVGGELNVVVDDIQAITANLRDVLGDEQGLVALEQILENVRGVTEQANQMATDNQRELHRILSNLAVITESLARVSSANDDAMSAALGDLPEITENLRVITENLSRIVQNNSDGMDSAMSRIADSSEQLRGTLSNLNEITAKINAGEGTLGKLVNDEETISKLNETLDGVKELVSTARNTRTEVGYRADYYADPEDWRHSIDLRISPRPDKYVQIGVVSSEMGSTKRTDTRTETTTNPGEDDEKKVVEEEIKTVTSDQYRFTALYARRFHDLVVRGGLIESEGGVGLDYYFFQDHLLLSAEAFDFDADRDPRLRAVLNLRLLEHIYLGGGVDDYTDNFEDPLWFVGAGLMIRDDDLSWLLTRIPTPGF from the coding sequence ATGAAACGCCGCTTTTCCACCGAGCTCAAGGTCGGACTGTTCTTCATCGTGATGTTATTGATGATCGCCTTTATCAGCCTGCGGCTGGGCAACATCAACCTGTTCGAGGAACGCGGCTACGTGGTCTGGGCGGTGTTCGACACCGCCGCCGGCGTCAACCCCGAGACCGAGGTGCTCTACGCCGGAATCCGCATCGGCCGGGTCGATGCAATCAAACTGCACGAGGGCAAGGCGCGGATCGAGATGCTGGTCCTGCCCGGGGTCAAGCTCGAGCGCGACTGCTCGATCGCGCTGATGAGCAAGGGATTCCTCGGCGCGCGCTACATGGAGATCTCGCCGGGCACTGTCGGCGCCGAGCCGCTCAAGGACGGCGACCAAATTAAGAGGGTCACCGCGCCGTTCGATATTTCATCTGTGGGCGGAGAGCTCAACGTGGTGGTCGACGATATTCAGGCGATTACCGCCAACTTGCGCGACGTGCTGGGCGACGAACAGGGGCTGGTGGCACTCGAACAGATTTTGGAGAACGTGCGCGGCGTAACCGAGCAGGCCAACCAGATGGCCACGGACAACCAACGCGAGCTGCACCGCATCCTGAGCAACCTGGCGGTGATCACCGAGAGCCTGGCGCGGGTCAGCTCGGCCAACGACGATGCGATGTCCGCCGCCCTGGGCGACCTACCCGAAATCACCGAAAACCTGCGCGTGATAACCGAGAACCTCTCGCGCATCGTGCAGAACAACTCCGATGGCATGGACAGCGCCATGTCGCGCATCGCCGACTCCTCCGAGCAGCTGCGCGGTACGCTGAGCAACCTCAACGAGATCACCGCCAAGATCAACGCGGGCGAGGGCACGTTGGGCAAGCTGGTCAACGACGAGGAGACCATCTCCAAGCTCAACGAGACCCTCGACGGCGTCAAGGAGCTGGTGAGCACCGCGCGCAACACGCGCACCGAGGTCGGCTACCGCGCCGACTACTACGCCGACCCCGAAGATTGGCGGCACTCGATCGACCTGCGGATCAGCCCGCGGCCGGATAAGTACGTGCAGATCGGCGTGGTCAGCTCCGAGATGGGCTCGACCAAGCGCACCGATACCCGCACCGAGACCACGACCAACCCCGGCGAGGACGACGAGAAAAAAGTCGTTGAGGAAGAGATTAAGACGGTCACCTCCGACCAGTACCGCTTTACCGCGCTCTACGCCCGGCGCTTCCACGACTTGGTGGTGCGCGGCGGGCTGATCGAGAGCGAGGGCGGCGTGGGGTTGGACTACTACTTCTTCCAGGACCACCTGCTGCTCTCGGCCGAGGCCTTTGACTTTGACGCGGACCGCGATCCGCGGCTGCGCGCGGTGCTCAACCTACGGCTGCTCGAACACATCTACCTCGGCGGCGGAGTCGACGACTACACCGACAACTTCGAGGACCCACTGTGGTTCGTCGGCGCCGGACTGATGATCCGCGACGACGACCTGTCATGGCTACTGACCCGTATTCCCACTCCGGGATTCTAA
- a CDS encoding metallopeptidase family protein, translating into MRAKFERIVQRALDTIPDEFQEYIAQVPVLVEDRPDPELLAELGMDPDELLFGVFLGVPVGELSVFDVVTDVPRIVIFREDLSQAFPDEAELCHEIQTTVLHEVAHLFGLDEARLDELGFG; encoded by the coding sequence ATGCGGGCTAAATTCGAGCGCATTGTTCAGCGCGCGCTGGACACGATCCCGGACGAGTTCCAGGAGTACATCGCGCAGGTGCCGGTGCTGGTCGAGGATCGGCCGGACCCCGAGCTGCTGGCCGAGCTGGGCATGGACCCGGACGAGCTGCTGTTCGGGGTGTTCCTCGGCGTGCCCGTGGGCGAGCTCAGTGTGTTCGACGTGGTAACCGACGTGCCGCGGATCGTGATCTTCCGCGAGGATCTGAGCCAGGCGTTCCCCGACGAGGCCGAGCTTTGCCACGAGATCCAGACCACGGTGCTGCACGAGGTGGCGCACCTGTTCGGCCTGGACGAGGCGCGGCTGGATGAACTGGGGTTCGGTTGA
- a CDS encoding metallophosphoesterase, producing the protein MPDSRCVSALALLLLLTIALPSAALGAITKGPYIQNVQRGSAAICLESDQPGQAVLEWGESDEYGNVQTSDPELIHVPEISFTVYQHVIPIYGLDSGALYHYRVSLNGELSDDHTLRTAPHNLDPYLWVAMGDSRGGSIATPNVNHEATVEQVLTWDPDFVVNTGDLVSSGEVLADWDYFFHASTQLMYDRPLFPVFGNHESDWDPNTGLSGDGNFVRLFELSPTGGAEHTYYSFDWGNAHYCVIDGQKQADLLIPGSPQRIWIQEDLAAAHADLHTNFTFVFFHMPAFSFKEERNGDFTAKLVLEPLFEDYEVDIVFNGHDHHYARAFLWGRNHVLTGGGGAPLYDFCADVEDEQGYRAHDKSYHYVVLEVDPQMVEVTAYRTYGGDVIDRFVIVKDEPPVPYDDDDDDDDDDDLGDDDDDDDGGGDHSGGGDDDDDDSGGCGG; encoded by the coding sequence ATGCCTGATAGCCGTTGTGTAAGCGCTCTGGCGCTATTGTTGTTGTTGACCATCGCTCTGCCCAGCGCGGCGTTGGGCGCGATCACCAAGGGGCCCTACATCCAAAACGTCCAGCGTGGTTCGGCTGCGATCTGCCTGGAGAGCGACCAGCCCGGCCAGGCAGTGCTCGAATGGGGCGAAAGCGATGAGTACGGCAACGTGCAGACCAGCGATCCCGAGCTGATCCACGTGCCGGAGATCAGCTTCACGGTCTATCAACACGTGATTCCGATCTACGGCCTGGACAGCGGCGCGCTTTATCACTACCGGGTGTCGCTCAACGGCGAGCTTAGCGATGACCACACTTTGCGCACCGCGCCGCACAACCTCGACCCCTACCTGTGGGTGGCAATGGGCGATTCGCGCGGCGGCTCGATCGCCACGCCCAACGTCAATCATGAGGCCACGGTCGAGCAGGTCCTGACCTGGGACCCGGACTTTGTGGTCAACACCGGCGACCTGGTCAGCTCGGGCGAGGTACTCGCGGACTGGGATTACTTCTTCCACGCCTCGACACAGCTGATGTACGACCGCCCGCTCTTTCCGGTATTCGGCAACCACGAGAGCGACTGGGACCCTAACACCGGGCTTAGCGGCGACGGCAATTTCGTGCGGCTGTTCGAGCTGTCGCCCACAGGCGGAGCCGAGCACACCTACTACAGCTTCGACTGGGGCAACGCGCATTACTGCGTGATCGACGGCCAGAAGCAGGCCGACCTGTTGATTCCCGGCAGCCCGCAACGGATCTGGATCCAGGAGGATCTGGCCGCGGCCCATGCCGATCTGCACACCAACTTCACCTTCGTCTTCTTCCACATGCCCGCGTTCTCTTTTAAAGAGGAGCGCAACGGAGACTTCACAGCCAAGCTGGTGCTCGAGCCGCTGTTCGAGGACTACGAGGTGGACATCGTGTTCAACGGCCACGACCACCACTACGCCCGGGCATTCCTCTGGGGACGCAACCACGTGCTGACCGGAGGCGGCGGCGCGCCACTCTACGACTTCTGCGCCGATGTCGAGGACGAGCAGGGTTATCGCGCCCACGACAAGAGCTACCACTACGTGGTGCTCGAGGTCGATCCGCAGATGGTCGAGGTCACGGCCTACCGCACCTACGGCGGCGATGTGATCGACCGCTTCGTGATCGTCAAAGACGAGCCGCCCGTGCCCTACGACGACGACGACGATGATGATGACGACGACGACTTGGGCGACGATGACGATGATGATGACGGCGGCGGCGACCACTCGGGCGGAGGCGACGATGACGATGACGACTCGGGCGGCTGCGGGGGTTGA
- a CDS encoding phosphomannose isomerase type II C-terminal cupin domain yields MHDKLKSTAPWGRWEVLEHQPGFKVKRIEVEPGHRLSYQFHRRRSEHWLVVRGTALVILEGEQLDLEPGLAVDIPVGAAHRIANPGDQTVIFIEVQRGDYLEEDDIVRLEDDYNRKQR; encoded by the coding sequence ATGCACGACAAGCTAAAATCGACAGCGCCGTGGGGACGCTGGGAGGTGCTTGAGCACCAGCCCGGATTCAAGGTCAAGCGGATCGAGGTCGAGCCCGGCCATCGGCTGAGCTATCAGTTCCACAGGCGCCGTAGCGAGCACTGGCTCGTGGTGCGCGGCACGGCCCTGGTGATCCTTGAGGGCGAACAGCTCGATCTCGAGCCCGGCCTGGCCGTTGACATTCCCGTGGGCGCGGCCCACCGCATCGCCAACCCCGGCGATCAGACCGTGATTTTCATCGAGGTCCAGCGCGGCGACTACCTGGAAGAGGACGACATCGTCCGCCTTGAGGACGACTACAACCGCAAACAGCGTTAG
- a CDS encoding radical SAM protein: protein MRYEGTVYRPPSEANSLLIQATVGCPHNRCAFCEMYRDKRFRIRPTAELLEDLQSAREVYGSQVRSLFFPDGNSIVLKTDELARVIQRAYELFPRLERVTTYGSAKFLIRKSFDDLQRLRAAGLTRIHAGMESGDAVTLERINKGADPQTMIEAGRRVKEAGIELSEYVMIGIGGVERTREHAIASGQVLSAVDPDFIRIRTFVPRPGTPLYERWQRGEFALVDAYQALDETALLIEHIDGTSELHSDHISNFIDVAGRFPEDKSAMLAVLQQAKTRPRSAFRPPTEELIHLMSL, encoded by the coding sequence ATGCGCTACGAGGGGACCGTCTACCGACCGCCGAGCGAGGCCAACAGCCTGTTGATTCAGGCCACTGTTGGCTGTCCGCACAACCGTTGCGCTTTTTGCGAGATGTACCGCGACAAGCGCTTCCGCATCCGGCCCACCGCTGAGCTGCTCGAGGATCTGCAAAGCGCGCGCGAGGTCTACGGCAGCCAGGTGCGCTCGCTGTTCTTTCCTGACGGCAATTCGATCGTGCTCAAGACCGACGAGCTGGCGCGCGTGATCCAGCGCGCCTACGAGCTGTTCCCGCGCCTGGAGCGGGTCACGACCTACGGCAGCGCCAAGTTCCTGATCCGTAAGAGCTTCGATGATCTGCAACGCCTGCGTGCCGCCGGGCTGACGCGGATCCACGCCGGCATGGAGTCCGGCGACGCAGTCACCTTGGAGCGGATCAACAAGGGCGCGGACCCGCAGACCATGATCGAGGCCGGACGCCGCGTCAAAGAGGCGGGGATCGAGCTCAGCGAATATGTGATGATCGGCATCGGCGGGGTCGAGCGCACGCGCGAACACGCCATTGCCAGCGGCCAGGTGCTCTCGGCCGTGGACCCGGACTTCATCCGCATCCGCACCTTTGTGCCGCGGCCGGGCACGCCGCTTTATGAGCGGTGGCAACGCGGCGAATTCGCGCTGGTCGACGCCTACCAGGCGCTGGACGAGACCGCGTTGCTGATCGAGCACATCGACGGAACCTCCGAGCTGCACTCGGACCACATCAGCAACTTCATCGACGTCGCGGGCCGTTTCCCCGAGGACAAATCCGCAATGCTCGCGGTCCTACAGCAGGCCAAAACCCGGCCGCGCTCAGCCTTTCGCCCTCCCACCGAGGAGCTGATTCACCTGATGAGCCTCTAA
- a CDS encoding type II toxin-antitoxin system Phd/YefM family antitoxin: MNLKDDVRPITYLKNNTAELVRDVSQDGRTVLITQNGEAKVVVMDVDTYSRWRNALALMKMISQGEADVDAGRVLTQDEAFARAERTIERATADE, encoded by the coding sequence ATGAACCTGAAAGACGACGTTAGGCCGATCACCTACCTAAAGAACAACACCGCGGAGTTGGTGCGGGACGTTTCGCAGGACGGCCGAACCGTGCTGATTACGCAGAACGGCGAGGCCAAGGTCGTGGTGATGGACGTGGATACCTACTCCCGTTGGCGCAATGCCCTGGCGCTGATGAAGATGATCTCCCAGGGCGAGGCTGATGTTGACGCGGGCCGGGTGCTGACCCAGGACGAGGCGTTCGCAAGGGCGGAAAGGACAATCGAGCGGGCCACCGCCGATGAGTGA
- a CDS encoding type II toxin-antitoxin system RelE/ParE family toxin, producing the protein MSERKYKVLWAESGARDLEEIVLHIAQDSPGNARKGLKRLRDKAAALETLPLRGRVVPELARLGLRSWRELMLKPYRIVYRVDSQTVLVLALIDSRRDLEDLLLERMVRPADLQL; encoded by the coding sequence ATGAGTGAGCGTAAATATAAAGTGCTCTGGGCTGAAAGCGGAGCACGCGACCTGGAGGAGATCGTCCTGCACATCGCCCAGGACTCTCCGGGCAACGCGCGCAAAGGACTCAAACGGCTGAGGGACAAGGCCGCGGCCCTGGAGACTCTTCCCCTGCGCGGTCGGGTCGTGCCCGAGCTGGCCCGCCTGGGCCTGCGCTCCTGGCGCGAGCTGATGTTGAAACCCTATCGCATTGTCTATCGCGTTGATTCCCAAACCGTGCTGGTCCTGGCGCTCATCGACTCCCGCCGCGACCTGGAAGACCTGCTGCTCGAACGCATGGTAAGACCGGCAGATTTACAGTTATAA